From Brochothrix thermosphacta DSM 20171 = FSL F6-1036, a single genomic window includes:
- a CDS encoding tyrosine-protein phosphatase — MKMMKNLHNPFIELEGAVNVRDLGNYLTTENRVIKPHRLIRGAALNAVTDHDKVMIHDTLNIRRVVDFRTLAEISELPNQKIEGVEDIHIAVMTDLGHGASLEDIIAEVAKAPESNDYLLNINRRLVTDESAQTGYRAFMHDLLATPDTATYWHCAAGKDRTGFAAALVLKTLAVDNKTILRDYLLSNPGRAVENERMMSQILATTSLEPVVAQAIKRGLEVNGAYILNALETMDNTFGSVENYLSEVIGFSKKDIIDFKKIYLK, encoded by the coding sequence ATGAAAATGATGAAGAATTTACACAATCCGTTTATAGAATTAGAAGGTGCAGTCAATGTGAGAGATCTAGGCAATTATTTAACAACTGAAAATCGTGTGATTAAGCCGCATCGATTGATACGTGGTGCAGCCTTAAATGCTGTAACAGATCATGACAAAGTGATGATCCATGATACGCTTAATATACGACGTGTGGTTGATTTTAGAACGTTAGCTGAGATTTCGGAGTTACCTAATCAAAAAATTGAGGGTGTTGAAGATATTCACATCGCCGTAATGACGGACTTAGGTCATGGTGCAAGTCTTGAGGATATCATTGCAGAAGTAGCTAAAGCACCAGAATCCAATGACTACTTATTAAATATCAACCGTCGCTTGGTAACAGATGAATCGGCGCAAACAGGATATCGCGCATTTATGCACGATTTGTTAGCAACACCAGACACGGCGACATATTGGCATTGTGCGGCTGGAAAAGATCGTACGGGCTTTGCAGCAGCATTAGTACTTAAAACCTTAGCAGTGGACAATAAAACGATTTTACGTGATTATTTACTTAGCAACCCAGGTCGTGCGGTTGAGAATGAGCGAATGATGTCGCAGATATTAGCAACTACTTCATTAGAACCAGTCGTTGCACAAGCAATAAAACGTGGATTGGAAGTAAATGGGGCGTATATCCTCAATGCATTAGAAACAATGGATAATACGTTTGGTTCAGTTGAAAATTATCTTTCTGAAGTGATTGGTTTTTCTAAAAAAGATATTATTGATTTCAAGAAAATTTATTTAAAGTAA
- a CDS encoding DUF72 domain-containing protein → MMWKIGLTGWTDHPRVYHGPQRQQLEDYAAYFPVVEVDTSFYAIPRVSSVERWVQRTPTTFEFIVKANRQMTLHDVTDVEQLDESQQKEVFASFMEAFEPMTKANKLAFILFQFPPYFTCSAKNIAYLKKIRAWLPVEVAIEFRHASWYDKLVQAEMFHFLEQQRYIHTIVDQPQVGESTVPYINRVTASKAFIRLHGRNEAGWVQAKRTDGDEWREVRTLYRYSEAELVDIQKKSLEIKVPLYIVFNNNSGGDAADNGLSLQKISGLHYEGLANRQLNLFDEGE, encoded by the coding sequence ATGATGTGGAAAATAGGATTGACTGGTTGGACAGACCACCCACGCGTGTATCATGGACCTCAGCGTCAACAGCTAGAAGATTATGCAGCCTACTTTCCAGTTGTTGAAGTTGATACATCTTTTTACGCGATACCACGTGTTTCATCGGTCGAACGTTGGGTTCAACGTACTCCGACAACATTTGAGTTTATTGTCAAAGCTAATCGTCAAATGACTTTGCATGATGTTACTGATGTCGAGCAATTAGATGAAAGTCAACAAAAAGAAGTGTTTGCATCTTTTATGGAAGCGTTTGAACCAATGACTAAAGCGAATAAACTCGCATTTATTCTGTTTCAATTTCCACCTTATTTCACCTGTTCGGCTAAGAATATTGCCTACTTAAAAAAAATAAGAGCATGGCTCCCTGTCGAAGTTGCAATCGAGTTTAGACATGCAAGTTGGTATGACAAACTTGTACAAGCAGAGATGTTTCATTTTTTAGAACAACAGCGTTATATACACACAATCGTTGACCAACCACAGGTAGGAGAAAGTACAGTGCCTTATATCAATCGTGTGACTGCTTCAAAAGCCTTTATTCGTCTACATGGTCGTAATGAAGCAGGGTGGGTACAGGCTAAAAGAACAGATGGTGATGAATGGCGTGAAGTGAGAACTTTGTATCGTTATTCAGAAGCTGAGTTAGTAGATATTCAGAAGAAAAGCTTAGAGATAAAAGTGCCATTGTACATTGTTTTCAATAACAACTCAGGTGGTGATGCAGCAGACAATGGTTTAAGTTTGCAAAAAATAAGTGGTTTGCACTACGAAGGACTTGCTAACCGTCAGTTAAATTTATTTGATGAAGGAGAATAA